From Lemur catta isolate mLemCat1 chromosome 21, mLemCat1.pri, whole genome shotgun sequence, a single genomic window includes:
- the CLDN5 gene encoding claudin-5 — MGSAALEILGLVLCLVGWVGLILACGLPMWQVTAFLDHNIVTAQTTWKGLWMSCVVQSTGHMQCKVYDSVLALSTEVQAARALTVSAVLLALVALFVTLAGAQCTTCVAQGPGKARVALTGGALYALCGLLALVPLCWFANIVVREFYDPTVPVSQKYELGAALYIGWAASALLMCGGGLVCCGAWVCAGGPDLSFPVKYSAPRRPTASGDYDKKNYV; from the coding sequence ATGGGGTCGGCAGCCTTGGAGATCCTGGGCCTGGTACTGTGCCTGGTGGGCTGGGTGGGCCTGATCCTGGCGTGCGGGCTGCCCATGTGGCAGGTGACCGCCTTCCTGGACCACAACATCGTGACGGCGCAAACCACCTGGAAGGGGCTGTGGATGTCGTGCGTGGTGCAGAGCACTGGCCACATGCAGTGCAAGGTGTACGACTCGGTGCTGGCGCTGAGCACCGAGGTGCAGGCGGCGCGGGCGCTCACCGTGAGCGCCGTGCTGCTGGCGCTCGTCGCGCTCTTCGTGACCCTGGCGGGCGCGCAGTGCACCACCTGCGTGGCCCAGGGCCCGGGCAAGGCGCGCGTGGCCCTCACGGGCGGCGCGCTCTACGCGCTCTGCGGGCTGCTGGCGCTCGTGCCGCTCTGCTGGTTCGCCAACATCGTGGTCCGCGAGTTTTACGACCCGACGGTGCCCGTGTCGCAGAAGTACGAGCTGGGCGCGGCGCTGTACATCGGCTGGGCCGCCTCGGCGCTGCTCATGTGCGGCGGCGGGCTGGTGTGCTGCGGCGCCTGGGTCTGCGCCGGCGGCCCCGACCTCAGCTTTCCCGTCAAGTACTCGGCGCCGCGGCGGCCCACGGCCAGCGGCGACTACGACAAGAAGAACTACGTCTGA